A genomic stretch from Channa argus isolate prfri chromosome 24, Channa argus male v1.0, whole genome shotgun sequence includes:
- the kcnj15 gene encoding ATP-sensitive inward rectifier potassium channel 15 — protein sequence MANRKTEVQRRIVSKDGHNNVRIDNVEGMVRLYLHDIWTTVVDMKWRYKITLFASTFIMTWFIFGVIFYFIGLGNGDFEAGGNSSHTPCLMNVKSLTGAFLFSLESQTTIGYGFRYITEECPLAIFTLVAQLVITGLAEIFVTGAFLAKLARPKKRAETIKFSQLAVICKHQGKLCLMVRVANMRKSLLIQCQLTGKLLQSNITEEGEKTQVHQSSVDFHMDSSGECPFLILPITFYHALDEHSPLAGLNAENLHTREFELLVTLNATMESTAATCQSRTSYIPQEILWGYEFKPVLFSTTGGRYVADFNFFDNVQVRNDAAHLSNTTEKQKLEEDYKNE from the coding sequence ATGGCCAACAGGAAGACAGAGGTCCAGCGAAGGATTGTCTCCAAGGACGGCCACAACAATGTGCGGATTGACAATGTTGAAGGCATGGTCAGGCTATACCTGCATGACATCTGGACCACTGTGGTGGACATGAAATGGCGCTACAAAATCACACTGTTTGCCTCTACGTTCATCATGACCTGGTTCATTTTTGGGGTCATCTTTTACTTCATTGGCTTAGGCAATGGAGACTTTGAGGCTGGTGGGAACTCCAGCCACACGCCCTGCTTGATGAATGTGAAGAGCCTGACTGGggccttcctcttctctctggaGTCACAGACCACCATTGGCTATGGTTTTCGTTACATCACAGAGGAATGTCCTCTTGCTATCTTCACTCTGGTGGCTCAGCTCGTCATCACTGGTCTGGCTGAAATCTTTGTCACTGGTGCCTTTCTAGCTAAACTGGCTCGGCCCAAGAAGCGAGCAGAGACCATCAAATTCAGCCAGTTGGCAGTCATCTGCAAACACCAAGGCAAGCTGTGTCTGATGGTGCGAGTGGCCAACATGAGGAAGAGCCTTCTGATCCAGTGCCAGCTAACAGGAAAGCTCCTCCAGTCAAATATAACCGAGGAAGGAGAGAAGACTCAAGTGCACCAGAGCTCTGTTGATTTCCACATGGACTCCAGCGGAGAGTGTCCTTTCCTCATCCTGCCAATCACCTTCTATCATGCTCTGGATGAGCACAGCCCATTGGCGGGACTGAATGCAGAAAACCTCCACACCCGAGAGTTTGAGCTGCTGGTCACCCTCAATGCCACAATGGAGTCGACGGCAGCCACGTGTCAAAGCCGCACGTCTTATATTCCTCAGGAGATTCTCTGGGGCTATGAGTTCAAACCAGTGCTGTTCAGCACCACAGGTGGTCGTTATGTAGCagatttcaacttttttgataATGTTCAAGTGAGAAACGATGCAGCCCACCTCAGTAACACAACAGAGAAGCAAAAACTTGAGGAGGACTATAAAAATGAATAG
- the vps26c gene encoding vacuolar protein sorting-associated protein 26C translates to MSVTLDIRLKRANKVYHDGEVVAGVIMLVCKEPLQHHGITLSMEGLVNLQLSSKSVGVFEAFYNSVKPIQLISSNIEVAKAGKIPGGKTEIPFEFPLHTKGNKVLYETYHGVFVNIQYTLRCDMKRSLLAKDLSRTCEFIMHCQPHKAKVVPTPVNFTITPDTLQNIRERSLLPKFLIRGHLDATNCVISQPLTGEVVVESSDVPIKSIELQLVRVETCGCAEGYARDATEIQNIQIAEGDVCHGLPIPIYMVFPRLFTCPTLETTNFKVEFEVNIVVVLHDDHLITENFPLKLCRL, encoded by the exons ATGAGCGTCACGTTGGATATAAGACTGAAAAGAGCCAACAAAGTTTATCATGACGGG GAAGTGGTGGCTGGTGTCATCATGCTGGTGTGTAAGGAGCCGCTGCAGCACCACGGCATCACTCTGAGCATGGAGGGACTAGTGAACCTGCAGCTGAGTTCCAAGAGTGTCGGCGTCTTTGAAGCTTTCTACAACTCTGTCAAG CCCATCCAGCTGATCAGCAGTAACATTGAAGTGGCCAAGGCAGGAAAGATCCCCGGAGGCAAGACTGAGATCCCGTTTGAGTTCCCTCTCCACACAAAAGGCAACAAAGTGCTGTATGAGACCTACCATGGTGTCTTTGTGAACATTCAG TACACCCTCCGTTGTGACATGAAACGCTCCCTGCTGGCTAAAGACTTGAGCAGGACCTGTGAGTTCATTATGCACTGTCAG cCGCATAAAGCTAAAGTCGTCCCCACTCCAGTCAACTTCACCATCACTCCAGACACCTTGCAGAACATTCGTGAG AGGAGTTTGCTACCAAAGTTTCTAATCAGAGGCCATTTAGATGCAACCAACTGTGTGATCAGCCAGCCGTTGACTGgagaggtggtggtggagagTTCAGACGTTCCCATCAAAAGTATTGAACTGCAGCTTGTGCGGGTAGAAACCTGTG GTTGTGCTGAGGGCTATGCCCGAGATGCCACAGAGATCCAGAACATTCAGATAGCTGAAGGTGACGTTTGTCACGGCCTCCCTATTCCCATCTACATGGTCTTCCCCAGGCTGTTCACCTGCCCCACACTGGAGACCACCAATTTTAAAGTTG AATTTGAAGTCAACATTGTTGTTGTGCTTCACGATGACCATCTGATCACAGAAAACTTCCCCCTGAAGCTGTGCAGACTATGA